CCTCCCACGTTTCTATTATTTGATCGTCTTGTGCGtggttctagttttttttttttttttttttttgcatcaagATCCATGCATATATACCTTGATATCCATACTTacatggtttttttttatttccggGATTTATTTGCATTGCATTGTGTGCGTTTTGATTGGTAAGTATAGGCTAATCATCTGACCTTTTTAATTGCGAAGGAATCATATGCATATGCATAGTGCTGTGGTGTACCAAGAGTTGAAGCCTGTTAGATGTGAGTGGCGATTAATCGCTCTGGAGCTTATGCACATAACTGATCCCCCAAACCCCGAAAGTGCAGTACGTAGTACACTTCGCTTTGTGGCCTCCTTGGCTCCTTGCCATTCTGCTCACTGTTAATCCATGTGGCTAGGTTGTCCTCTATCCCCTTCATGCATGTGATCACTGGAAACTAAGTTTAATTTCACATAAGCTACTGAAAACTAAGTTTAGTTTCAACGAAACACTTGCCGCTTCATCACTGGAAATTATTAATCTTACAAAATATGTTGCTATTCTTTCTTATGAAGGGGGGTAATATAATAAGCACCCAGTGCCAAACTGCTAATAACACTTCTCATGCATGCTGGTAACATGTGAACTCTTATGTGAGTTGTCGTATGTGTGATTCAAATGGGACTCGGTTCCTCTTACAAAATACGAAGGTCGTTGAACAAAATTCCCGTGGAGCCAAGTGAAATATCAGGAGGAGGCTCTAAAATTCACGCTCTACCGCCACCACCCTCGAAGGACGCTGCTCTGGCCTTGGGACCCGTTACCTTAGGTAGGCAGTACCCATATGGTGTGGTGATTTTCATTTGGCATACCAAGAAGGGACGTCCCCACACCCCCACATATCGAACACAGGGAGGAAAAGAAAAtcagacagagagagagagagacagaccTCTGCCCTATAGAGGGAGAACACTCCtcttccatctcttcatctctctctttccccttcCCGCTCGCTTTTCAGCGGAAGCGGCAGCGGCAGCTTGCACTGCAGCAGAGAGGAAGCAAAGCAAGGAGAGGTCACGCGTAGAGCAGATCAGAGCTAGCTCCACTCCCCAACGATTTCACCGCAACGTCAAAAGGAAGCGAGGTCTTGGTGGTAATATCTTGGAGCATTGTGCGGAGCGGGAGATCTGCAATCTATCAGCTGCTGCCGCCTGCCACACATCTGCGCCGATGCAGTCGCGCCCATTGCCTGCCCAAGCACAAAGCTCGCTCGCCTCAGGTTCGGCCTGACTCCACTGCGCCGTTCATTATTGTCACGCAATCTTATGCATATGCCCTAGCTTAGTTTCCGCCATGTCGCGCCGCGCCCACCGCTAGAAACACACAGATAGCACCACGCCGATCGAGCACCGGCAAGCTAGCTGTTCGGTGTCTCTTCTTTCCAGAAAGGAGGAGGCAGGCAGCGACGAGGAGGGGAATGAAAAGGGAAGCGGCCGCTTGTAGCTGCGCGTAGCGTAGTGGCATAGAGAAGAGGCCGGCCACGTACGTCGACTGGTGCGCAAGCGCGCGCTCTATGCTATACACGCCGATGGAGGTGCCGGTAGCGGCAACGCCGGCGCAGGCGGAGGGGGAGAACGGGGTGCAGCaggggaggaggaagcggcggcggcgggcgaggAGCTTCAAGAACCGCGAGGACGCGGAGAGCCAGAGGATGACCCACATTGCCGTCGAGCGCAACCGCCGCCGCCAGATGAACGAGTACCTCGCTGTGCTCCGGTCGCTCATGCCGGAGTCCTACGTCCACCGGGTACGTACGTATATATGCACTTACTTACTCCGGAACATCACTTCATTGTGGTCATGCTTTTCTTCTCGGGATTCATCAGTGGGATTGGATCGGGTGTGTTTTGTTAAAGTGGCGAGAATGTTTGCTTTACTCCTTCCATTTAGAAATAggaaacatatttttttaattataattagatttataatttaaaataacttcatactatatatgttttgtagttataaatgatatattttacgAGAAAATCTAGACAAAATTGAACTTGGAAGATccaatccaaaataaatatatctacTATTTTTAAACCGAGAGAGCAGATGAAATTTGCCtcaaacgaaaaaaaaaaaaaactagatgacGCTACTGTTACCGTTGATGCGTTCTGCgacttttcttattttcaaatcCTGCTGTACTACTCGACCTTTTTGCtttgtttattttaaaaaagtaaACGTTTAATTTTCGTATTGCTCTTGCTTAACTGTATCCTGAAGAATTCTGTCTTGTTTGTTTCATTATGGTAGCAACGTGATCATGGGTGCCGAAAAAAATTCCGCCCGAATATCCGATATATCTGGTTGCAGGTCTACCGCCGGACCCtgttgaaaaaaattatcatatttaacagtatttcatttgaatttatttagattttatttaaTATATCTGATAAATCATATTTATCGACAATCTATAATATTTATCGGTGAAAAAACCATGATCATGGGACAGGACATTCTTCGGACAATTTGTGCCATTAATGTGCCTCCCCCCATCATTACTTCACTCACAGTACTTCAGTTTATATGGAGTGCTCTGTCTGGTCCTGTACGGCTGTACCTAATCGTGTCCTTCGTTTTTGATCGAGATGTGTAGGGCGACCAGGCGTCCATCGTCAGCGGCGCCATCGATTTCGTGAAGGAGCTCGAGCAGCAGCTGCAATCCCTCGAAGCGCAGAAGCGCTCGCTGCTAGCGTCGCAGCAGCAGCGCAACAACACGGCGCCGGAACGTGACACGGCTCGCGCCACGGCGCGAACACcaatgagcagcagcagcagctcagaCCCCGCGAGCAACCGCGCGGCCGAgaatgacgaggaggaggcgcctCCTCCGTTCGCGCGCTTCTTCAGGTGCCCGCAGTACGTGTGGCGCCACGCGCCGCCGCGGGAGGACGGTGCGGCCGGTGCCGCGGAGGAGACGAGCCGCGCCTCCGGGTTGGCGGACATCGAGGCGAGCGTGGTGATGGACGGGCACGCCAGCCTCCGGGCGATGGCGCCGCGTCGGCCGGGGCAGCTGCTCAAGATGTTGGCGGGGATGCAGGCGCTTGGCCTCGCCGTGCTGCACCTCAACGTGACCACTGCACTCGACGCGGTGGTGCTCTACACCCTCAACCTCAAGGTACGAACCACGACTCCCGAAGTCCCGACCGATGCATGCTATCGCTGCTCGCTGCCTAGTAAAACATCTTAGGTCTTTACTGTGCACATGCCAATGCTTATGGTAACTATATGCAAATATTCCAACCTGATTGGACtgattaatttttatataaaaaatgaaaacagaATTGACCATGTCTTCTATATATCCAACATAATTCCCTGTGCTGACGGGAAATATGCACACATAGCACACGTCTTGACAGGAAACGGAATCTTTTCCCTTCTCTTAGTTGTCCGAGGAAATGGAGAGAAGGATAAAGCGAGTCACATCTCagcatatttttcttctataaggtataaaaaattatgaacgatgaaacaaatatgatttttgagaattttgctTTAATGGTTAGAATTATTAACTACTCCTTCTGGAtgcaaatgtagatcgttttagtttcctcaactattctttaaatataaatttctcgaatttttatgtattttttttctcttgtttccgTTTcgtccttgtttaataaatgttactactctcacaaatgaatgggttatctttttcaatgcaaaataaataaagggcaataCGGTtatttaatctactttcttaatcattatgcacaaatctaaaacgacttacatttgcaatcagatgAAATAACTCTAACCATGCGAGCTACCTAAAAAGCCAGTAGTATTTGCTGCATTTGTTGTATCCCTGGACTGGACTTTGACGTGCCTCCACTCCATATCATCCATAGACTGCACTGCATGCTGCAGCAGTGTATGGAGTCAATGGCATTTCAAAGTCCTGACTCAaacggagaaaaaaaaagttgcatgTTTTCACCGTGTCTTTTGCTAAATAAGTTAAAGAAAGATCGGCACTGGCCGCACGGTCGCAGAGAATCTCTTGGTGAGCTTGATCGTCGATTGACACGGCGAAAACAGCAGCAAAAGGCTAGAGCCTACAGAGATTGTGTGCGCTGCTGTTGGTGCCTTTTCTTGTGCTGTTTTAGCAGAGAGTGCGTGTATGTGTTCCTGAGCCAGGCCCAATGGAATCTATCTTTACGACATCactgtttttcttttctgagTAACTTGGTGATTCCCTCTCTGAAGATGTACTTAACTATCAGTCAGAGTTCACACAGCTCTTCCGTCCTGGATTCGCCACTTTGCCTTCCATGAGCTGCATGCGGGGCTGGTGCAAATGTGAAAGTTTTACAAGCTTTCTTTTTTGCCTTCTTTTGCTGTGTGGCGTTGCAGGTGGAGGAAGGGTGCAGCCTGACGACGGCGGACGacatcgcggcggcggcgcaccaCGTGCTGTGCGCCATCGACGCCGAGGCGACGGGCCGGCGTGGGGCAGCCGGAGCTTTAGCTAGTGCACCCCACCGGTGAGGTCAGGTCATCCGGGGGACGCGTCCTGCGGGTGGCTGCTCCGCTCGTCGTGTGACATTTGTAAAttgcagtagcagcagcagagcCTGCAATTCGTGATGGCGCCGAGCTGGCATAGGCCCGTGTCAAGCGTGTAACCGCAATAACGTGCATGTGGTGATGTGCTTGGTCTGCAATGAACATGCAAGTCCATTTGAGGTTTGTGTTCGTGCAATCTATAAAATTGTTCGTTGCGCGATAGAGtataaaattgtaatttttcGATTTAAAAATATCTGGCTCCCTTGAATTGGGCCGACTAGAACAAGAAAACCCAAGTGACACACCTGTCTACTTGGGCTGGAGATCATCATCGGGACTGGCCCAAATCTGCGTTCTGGCCCATTTTGGATCCCGAACCGTCTACTCCCTTCTGGgctcctctcaaaaaaaaattcccctGGTAGGTTGGGCAAAAAAGCAGGTTTCCGAACAGAACTGTCTCTTTTGTGTGGACACAGAAAAGAGACCCAGATCTCGCGGAGCCCgcagccttttctttttttacttgcTTTGCACTTTGCTTCACGTTCCCTTCCGCCGAATGGGCACTGCGAGTTCGAAACAAAGGCCGAAAGCGAGGAAAAGGCAGTCGCCCCCGCCGAAACCGGCCTCTTGCTCGCATAGTGTAACAGTGCTATCGCCGCGGGCTGGCTACTATTTCATCACAGGGCGAACAGAGCCTAAAGCGCCAGGAACAGGATGGCTCCGCGTTCCCGGCAATGCCGGTAGGCTAGGCTCCTCCTTTCTGGTTGCTGTCAAGGCCGCATCAAACAAGTTTCATGGATCCAAATGGAAGTCAGGTACGTAGGAGAACGAAGAGAAGTTGCGTACAGCAAGCTACGTATAATTGCCACGAGCCATTCTCAACGCTCCAAATCACTCACAAGTCGCAGGAGCGACAACGACGGATGCCGGTCACCGAGAGTGAGACTAGAGAGGCAAGGGACCGGTGCCACCAACCGTCAGGTTCATCTGAACAAGACCAAGGACAAGATCGAACTACCAATGACAGGACCAACCGTCAGGTTCATCTGAACAAGACCAATGATATGTTCACAGTGACATATCAGAGTCGTTTGATCTAGTATGTATGTTCACAGTGACATATCAGAGTCGTTTGGTCTAGTATGTACGTTCACAGTGACATATCAGAGTCGTTTGGGTACCAAAACAGTCAAGTACCGAGGGTTCGTGGCCCCAGCATAAAGTTTCCATAGCTCAATGACCAATGATGGCTCCTCTTAAATCAACCTAACCCCAACCACACCTTTGGAATATCAAAAACACATGTTATCCAGGCCATCACCTACTTGCAGAGATTCCAGCGGCGTTTCTGTCATAGAAACTTCAGCAATACTACTTTGTCTGTATGCATCAAGGAACAAAGCCAGCTAGTGGTCAGTCGCCGAGAAAAGAACAAATTTATTTTTGCAAAGTAGATGGGATCAGATTCTGGTTAGTCGCAGACCAAGATCTGGCTACGAATCACGCAGTAACCCATGAgaaaacaacatgcagtcactCGTTACTTCAAAAAAACGCAGTCACTCAAACCCAAAGATACAAACAGTGTCGGTTTTGCAGCTTTGTTGGGACTAAGCTAGTTCATGGACCACAGGAAACTTCGGCGAAAACATAGATTGCAAACATACTTCATTTGGCTATCCAACAGGTCCACAACTACTATGATAATGCATGCTCCATACAGGGTTCCAGTATGTTTAGCTGAAAGAAAGGGTTATAAATCCTGTAGAAATGAATAGTCCTAATCCATTGAACGATTGGGTTACACACTCTTGCTCTGCAACTAGTAATCGCTAAGGACACATCAAAGAAAACGCAAGGAACAAAAAATGATAGGGCAATACCTTGAAGGCGGCAGAAAACTGTTGGCTTGTTACTGAACTCACAGAGCAGCGAACGGGCATGGTGCCCAGTGGCAGAGCTTTAGGCGTGAGCCCAGCCCGCTGGGGTTTCGAACCCCGCCGTCGTATCCCGTCAAAAATCCTCCAATAAAAGCTCcgggaaaaaaaaactgaactCACACAGTAAGAACATATCTACTGAAATAATGGAACATGGGACTCCGTAATAAGGTGGAAGAGCAAAACCGAACTGATCAAAGGGCTAGTAAACTAGCAGCAGAAGAGAGACCTCACCAAGAATTGCACACAAACTATTTGGCCGCGGCATCACATGTAGTgatgaacattaccatcagaGTATCAGACGGCACATCCAAACTATGATGGTGGCATTTGttcgggaaaaaaaaactacgaAGGCAGCCATTGCTTTTTCCGTTCACATTCCATCTTCCAAACAAACAAGAAAGCAGCTTGTCCCGTATCCTAGGTGAAATCTGAAACTCAGAAATGACAGCTCACATCGGAAGATCTGAATCCTTTCCCCTTCCACTCTTGTTACTGAAGCACGACCGCCCAGCAGGTGGCAACCTCTTCATCGGCACAGAATCCATGGCATCCTGTAATGCACGCCAACTGCTGCGGCCCCATTCCCTGCTGTTCTCGCCATGACACCGTCTTGATGAGCCGGCGCCACCTGCAAGGAAGCCACTCTCCCTGGCTGCCATGAGCTCATCTTCCATGGTGGCCTGCAGCACGTCAGCAATGGACATGCGGCTGTCGCGGTTGGGGTCTGATGACGAGGGCCCCCTCTTCGGCGGCAATCCTTCTTCTCTGATCTCAGCCTTGCTGTCAGCCTCGTCCAGTCCTTCTGGGCCACCATTTGCTTCTTGATCATCACTATCGGTGCTGCTCTCCACATTCTGCTGCTCTCCACACATGATTTCCAAGTCATCCATCACCACAACCACCTCATGGGTGTCTCTCCCACTCTCGCCTGGACCACAGCTCTCTGGCTCCTGCGTCGCCAACCCCACGGTGACGAACGTGATGTTGGCGCGGCAGAGAGGGCAATTGGAGTGTGACTTCAACCACTTATCAATGCATTGCTGGTGGAAGGCATGGCTGCACTTGGGTAGCAGCCGGAGGCTCTCCCCATCCCTGAACTCGCCCAGGCAGACTGAACAATCCGTGGTGTGGACGAAGGCATCACCGCGCTTGTACTTGCACAAGGTGATCTTGCTGATCAAGGTCTCATCCAGACCACTCGACGGAGAGACGTTCCAAGATTCTTGACTCCTCGACTGTCTGTGGCCGCCGCTGCGGGCATCACTGGCTGAGTTAGAGCCAAAAACTCTACCCCGGAAAGAGCCGAAGGTGCCACAGTACCTGGAGAAGAAAGTGTAATAGCTGACAAGGAGGAAGGCGATGGCCAGTACACCGATGATTGCGATGACAAGAGGGGAGAAGACAGGACCGGAGGAGTCGTCAGGGCCGGGACCGCCGACATCgaagggcggcggcggagggaagATGAAGTAGCACCACTGGGGGCAATACATGCTGCACAGGCCCTGAGAACAATCTTTGGCTGGCTCATAGGGGACCCAAGTAGGCTGTGTCCCCGTAATTGCAAGAGGTGAAGAGGCCATTGCCTCCCAGCTCGAATCTTGGCAGCAGCAACGGAAGAGGGAGAAACGGAGAGTCGGAGACAGATGTTAGCTACCTCAGTCTGAGACCGAGTGTTCAGGTGCTAGCAGAGCATCTCTGTGAGTTTCTGGGCGAAATCATTGTGATGAGATGAGAGAGGACATATATGCATGGTGATTTCTCGGTGTTGGGAATTGTGAGAGGATATGGGGAGAGATCAGAAGACTCCCGCTAGAGAGAGAGCGCACTTGTTTGCAAGACAAATTATTTGGGGGAGGTAGGGAGACATGGAGATGGCAGTGGTTGGGAGTCTTGGGACCTtatttgcttttgtttttggtgCTGCAgctcttctttccttttctttttctttacccTGCAACCTGCTGCTGTTCCTTTCATCTTTAACTTCCATGCCCCCTTTGCCACACACACATTAGATGGGGAAGAGAAGATATCCGGTTGATATGATAATAAGAAATGAACAGGAAAGAGAAactgaaagaagaagaaaataatttttcttaattcTCTTTGTGTCAAAAAGGTCTTAAATCTTAATGAATTTGGTGAGTGAAACCTCAAGTTTGCTCTCACTCCAAGGTTTTCATACCTCTAATTTAGAGATTATGTAGGCTTTGCTCGGTCAAAttcacttaaaaaaaataaagtgaagGGAACTTTTGAAagcttttatttatttagtcACATTAacaacttcaaataaaaaaaatatcaacttcAAAGTTGTGGATCTCATTAAGaactataaattttatataaaaatcatctatATCCAACTCCGTATAAAAAATTACAAGCATTAAAAGATAGGCTCAGATAGTCATTTTATTTCTTCagatatatccgattttatTCTTGAATATCTAATATCCGACAGATACATGTCTCTCGAAATCTAAATCCGAGACAAATATCTAACTCTaactttgatataaaaaaatttctggATATCTAATTATTTGCTCCGAATTGCTATTCGAACCTTTTCGGGTGGATGGTCCAAAAATATTCAACCTGTTTGTACCCCAAGTGGCAATCCTCAAATTTTCCATTTTTTATCTGACGGTCCAACTTGATAGGTAACCGTATATGCTTTCTCTCTTGGTGATCAGCACATAACTGTCACATAACAGGGATAGCAGTGCTGCCAGTGCATGACAGACTACTGTATAGTAGTACCTAGTAGATTAATGACCCAGAGCTCCAAAAAGTTAAAACTGGAGAATCAAGTCAGCCAAGTGTCATCTCCATCACTTATCCGTATATCCTCCCATGAAGAACATTCGCACCATAAAAAATGTTATTTCAAATTCCTGCTTTCCCCTCTTTATGTCTGTGGGAATGGATTAATAGAAGGTTTGTAGAAGACAGATGAAGTGGTGGACCGCAATAAAAAGAGGAATATGagcatccttttcttttcctaaaGAATTAGTCCCACTAGGGGCTTTAAGACTTTGACCCCTTTGAGGTTAGGGAAGAAATTAAATAAACCACCGAGCTTGTTTTGGCAAAAACATATTTCAATTTGCATCATTCTggccccttttttttttttgaaacagaAGCTGGCAGGAGAGCTGTTCGAATCGTGTTAATAAGAAGGAGAAGCGCGATGTGCAAAAATAATAAAGGAGTTCCGAGCCGACATAAACaaaagggagagaaaaggaagagaaaacACAAATTCCCCAGGGGTGGGGGCCAGAGGCTAATCTTGCGAGAACAAACACCCTAAGTGGTGTGCCTCTGTGATGACCTAGTTGTTCACCTCCTCAAAGATTTGACTCACAATCACATCTACCAACTGCTTTTTTTTATTGAAGCTGGGCGGCCACAAATCAGGGTGGATGGTCGATTACTAAAGGTTTGAACCCAAGATCAGCATTTTGCAACTAAATGCAGACCGGATTCATTGAGCTGCTCAAAAAGTGGCAGGTGGGGTTGCAAGGCCAATTTCTTCATGTAAGGTGATATGCAATCCAGAGCCTATTATGAAGCGCCAGCCAAATAAAGAATTTGCATTTCAGAAACATCCACACCTCCAGATGAGATGGTTGAGGTTTATAGCTATGGATCCATACAACATCCTCGAGTAAGAACCATGACTTGAGAAATTCCAGTGACGGGTCCTAGGCACCAGGATCTGGCCCACTTTGGTCCCTTGAAATTTGTGGGAACGGCTGCTTTAAACTATGTAGAGTTAAATATGCGCCTCTTTTGCCACCATGTTCCTCGTTGAACAGACACCATAGACAGCTGGTGTAGCCACCATCATCACTGCCCTACAACTTCTTATCCAAGAGGGTCAGGCCGAATTCAGTTCTAGCTTTTCAACTACTGTCCTAAACAGCCTCATAACAACAGTGTACTATTGTGGATCAAGAACGCGGCCTAGACAAGTCTTTTGGGGCCCATTAAATCAAAGAAATATTTCAGTTCCAGCATATCTGTGCACATTCTTCCAAGTGATTATACATAGTACAACAATCCTCAACATAAATCAAGAGACGAGACATGCAACCAATGACTACATGCTTATTAGTACAAGAAATTTGCTGGAGAAATTAATACctcaaaaaagaacaaaaaaatataaGTCCTATTTTCCCCCGGCAAGCGTTTGGGCATAAGGTAATGCAGTGCAGACTTGAATAGGAACAAACATAGTAAGTAAACAAGCATTTGGGCATAAGGTAATGCACTGCATAAGTGATCATTAAATTAAAAGTGTCGCACTACCACGAGAATGAACGGATGTGATC
This genomic window from Phragmites australis chromosome 7, lpPhrAust1.1, whole genome shotgun sequence contains:
- the LOC133923641 gene encoding transcription factor bHLH96-like produces the protein MLYTPMEVPVAATPAQAEGENGVQQGRRKRRRRARSFKNREDAESQRMTHIAVERNRRRQMNEYLAVLRSLMPESYVHRGDQASIVSGAIDFVKELEQQLQSLEAQKRSLLASQQQRNNTAPERDTARATARTPMSSSSSSDPASNRAAENDEEEAPPPFARFFRCPQYVWRHAPPREDGAAGAAEETSRASGLADIEASVVMDGHASLRAMAPRRPGQLLKMLAGMQALGLAVLHLNVTTALDAVVLYTLNLKVEEGCSLTTADDIAAAAHHVLCAIDAEATGRRGAAGALASAPHR
- the LOC133924867 gene encoding E3 ubiquitin-protein ligase Os04g0590900-like; its protein translation is MASSPLAITGTQPTWVPYEPAKDCSQGLCSMYCPQWCYFIFPPPPPFDVGGPGPDDSSGPVFSPLVIAIIGVLAIAFLLVSYYTFFSRYCGTFGSFRGRVFGSNSASDARSGGHRQSRSQESWNVSPSSGLDETLISKITLCKYKRGDAFVHTTDCSVCLGEFRDGESLRLLPKCSHAFHQQCIDKWLKSHSNCPLCRANITFVTVGLATQEPESCGPGESGRDTHEVVVVMDDLEIMCGEQQNVESSTDSDDQEANGGPEGLDEADSKAEIREEGLPPKRGPSSSDPNRDSRMSIADVLQATMEDELMAARESGFLAGGAGSSRRCHGENSREWGRSSWRALQDAMDSVPMKRLPPAGRSCFSNKSGRGKDSDLPM